Proteins from one Chelonia mydas isolate rCheMyd1 chromosome 14, rCheMyd1.pri.v2, whole genome shotgun sequence genomic window:
- the LOC102943971 gene encoding uncharacterized protein LOC102943971, whose translation MTGTNKLMTPLMGPPSGQTEALRCNVCKRKFLLFGCVQGSGETTCGWRERCVNIKASLGMYGFQGQLTSNCVLIVGLSQYIYRREDWEPVAQSGLGLGRSTYRCQLYQKSSESEKVDVCFSNHAPFLSLSSGKLPLYYRLNCTSVQNCGKVRAPDESHLTYDYTCCNTDFCN comes from the exons ATGACCGGGACCAACAAACTGATGACACCCTTAATGGGTCCCCCTAGTGGACAAA CGGAGGCTCTGCGCTGCAATGTCTGCAAACGCAAGTTTCTACTCTTTGGATGCGTTCAGGGATCAGGTGAAACGACGTGTGGATGGAGGGAGAGATGTGTGAACATTAAAGCTTCTCTTGGTATGTATGGATTTCAAGGACAACTGACATCAAACTGTGTACTTATAGTGGGGTTATCCCAGTA CATTTACCGGCGAGAAGACTGGGAGCCGGTGGcacagagcgggctggggctgggtcgctccacGTATCGCTGCCAg cTCTATCAGAAATCTTCAGAAAGTGAGAAAG TGGATGTATGTTTTTCTAACCATGCCCCTTTTCTATCTCTCTCCTCAGGGAAATTACCTCTCTACTACCGGCTGAACTGCACCTCAGTGCAAAATTGCGGCAAGGTGAGGGCACCCGACGAATCTCACCTTACTTATGACTACACCTGCTGCAACACTGATTTCTGCAATTga